The Streptomyces noursei ATCC 11455 sequence GGAGAAGTCTCGCGGCCCGGAGCGGGAGACGCCACTCGATCTTGACGCGTACCCGGCATCGTCATCGCTCCCCGCACTCCGCCGCGGCGGGGTGGGCGACGGGGGCGGACGCGGTGCGGGCGGGGCCGTGCGTCAGGCCGGTGGCCAGTGCTGCGGCGGTCGTTGCCAGCGCGGCGGCGAGCAGGCGCCGGCGTCCCGCCGCGCGCCATCGGGTGCGGACGCCACCCGGGCGGACGGGGACGAAGTGGGGCACTTCACACCGCGGGGGTGCGGGAAGGGACGGGGTCGGGGTGGGGGAGGGCATGGTCGTCACCGCCTGTGGTGCGGAAAGCGGGACCGGCGTTCGGACCCGGCGATCACCACCGTGCCGCACTTCGCCGCGGCCCGCTCCGGCCTGTGGACGGCCCCGCGGTTGTGGACAACTCCGTCACCCGGCAGGGGGGCGGCAGCCGCCGCCCCGCCCCGACGAAGGCCGGCCCCGCCCCTGCGGAGGCCGCCCCCCCCCGGCCGCTACGGCAGCTCTATCCCCAGATCCCACCCCTGGTGCGCGTCCGTGCACAGGCAGGCGCGTTCGGTGGTGGCGGGCAGCGCGGCGACGGTGTCGAAGAGGACCTCGCGCAGCCGGCTGATGTTCTCGCCGAAGACCTTGAGGACCTCCTCGTGGGAGACGCCCTCGCCGGTCTCGGTGCCCGCGTCCAGGTCGGTGACCAGGGTCAGCGAGGTGTAGCACAGGCTCAACTCGCGGGCCAGGACGGCCTCGGGGTGGCCGGTCATGCCGACCACCGACCAGCCCTGGGCGGCGTGCCAGCGCGACTCGGCGCGGGTGGAGAAGCGCGGGCCCTCGATCACCACGAGGGTGCCGCCGTCGACCGGCTCCCAGTCCCGGCCGCGGGCCGCGGCGAGGGCGGCCTCGCGGCCGGCGGGGCAGTACGGGTCGGCGAAGGTCAGGTGGACGACGTTGGGAACGCTGCCGTCCGGGCGCGGTACGCCGTCGAAGTACGACTGGGCGCGGGACTTGGTGCGGTCCACGAGCTGATCGGGGACGAGCAGCGTGCCGGGGCCGTACTCGGGTCGCAGTCCGCCCACCGCGCACGGCCCGAGGACCTGCCGCACGCCGACGGAGCGCAGCGCCCAGAGGTTGGCGCGGTAGTTGATGCCGTGCGGCGGCAGGTGATGCCCGCGGCCGTGCCGGGGCAGGAAGGCGACCGAACGGCCGGCAACCTCGCCGAGGAACAGGGAATCGCTGGGGCGCCCGTAGGGGGTGTCCACAGTGATCTCGGTCACGTCGTCCAGGAAGGAGTAGAACCCCGACCCGCCGATAACGCCAATCTCCGCGTCAGCCATGCGGTCACACTATCGGGGCGCGACGGCGGCCCGCCGGTGACCCGGTGGATCAGCTGCGGGCCGGGAAACGCGGCGGGCCCCGCCGCTCCCTGGTGGGGAGTGGCGGGGCCCGGAGGTCCGATGGCCGGTGCCGCGGTGCGGCCGACCGTCGGCGCAGGTCAGGCGGCGGAGCCGGTGCTCGCCGAGGCCGTCGACTTGCTGTCCGAGGACGAGGCGGACGACGTCGAGGACGAGGTCGAGGAGGGCGCCGAGGACGAGGACGTCGAGGAGGTGGAGCCGCTCGACGACGTGGAGCTGCCGGCAGGGCTGCTGCTGGACGACGAGCCGCGGCTGTCGTTGCGGTAGAAGCCGGAGCCCTTGAAGACGATGCCGACCGCCGAGAACACCTTCTTGAGGCGTCCGTTGCAGCTGGGGCACTCGGTGAGCGCGTCGTCGGTGAACTTCTGCACGGCCTCAAGGCCCTCGCCGCACGCGGTGCACTGGTACTGGTAGGTCGGCACTTGACTTCCTCCTGGCACTCTCACTCATTGAGTGCTAACGACGCTCCATCTTGCAGTATTCCGGCGGATCAGTCCACCGTGAACGCCGCACGGTGACCGACTCCACGCCCGGCACCGGACCCGGTTCCACGCTCGTTCAGGCGCGGCTCAGCTCGCGTTCCCGCTCGTCGGCGACGGTCTCCGCGGGGGCCTCGGCGCCGGTGTCGGCGCCAGTCGCCGACCCGGTGACCACCTTCGAGGGCCGGGGCGCCAGGTAGGCCCGCAGGGAGAGCAGCACCACCAGGGCCAGCGCCGTGCCGGCCAGCGGCACCAGGAAGCCGGAGCTCGGGCCGAAGCGGTCCGCCAGCTGGCCGGCGGCGGTGGCCGCGGCCGCCTGGCCCAGCGCCACCGCGCCGGTCAGCCAGGTGAACGCCTCGGTCCGGGCGGTGGCCGGGACCAGGGACTCGACGAGGGTGTAGCCGGTGATCAGCGCCGGGGCGATGCACAGGCCGACGACCAGGCCGACGGCGCCCAGCAGCGGGACCGAGGTCACGGCCCACAGCGGGGTGGTGGCCAGCGCCAGCAGCCCGTAGGCGACCAGCAGCCGGCGGCGCGGGCCGACCTTCCAGGCGATCGCGCCGCAGGCGATGCCGGCGAGCATGTTGCCGCCCGCGAAGATCCCGTAGAGGACGCCGTTGATGCCGGGTGCTCCGATGTGCTCGGTGAGCGCGGTCAGCGAGACCTGCATGCCGCCGAAGACCGAGCCGATGCCGAGGAACGCCACGATCAGCACGCGCACGCCGGGGACGGACAGCGCGGAGACGCGCGGCTGGTCGTCGGACGAGCCGCGGTGTACGGGCGGCTGGGTGCGCCGCTGGGAGGCGAACAGCAGGCCGCCGGCCAGCGTCAGCACGGCCTCGGCGACCAGGCCGGCGGCCGGGTGGATGCCGGTGCACAGCGCGGTCGCCAGCACCGGACCGACGACGAAGGTGAACTCGTCGGTCACCGACTCGAAGGCGGCGGCGGTGGGCATCAGCGGGCTGCCGCCCAGCTTCGTCGCCCAGCGGGCCCGCACCATCGGGCCGACCTGCGGCGTCGAGGCGCCCGTGGGGACGGCGACGGCGAGCAGCGCCCACAGGGGGGCGTGGGCGAGGGCCAGGGCGATCAGGGCGGAGACGCCGGCGACGTGCACCAGGATGCCGGGGATCAGCACCGTGCGCTGACCGAACCGGTCGGCGAGCTTGCCGCTCTGCGGGGCGAACAGCGCCATCGAGACGCCGGTGGCGGCGGAGACCGCGCCGGCGGTGCCGTAGGAGCCGGTGGTGGACTGGACGAGCAGGACGATGCCGATCGTCAGCATCGCGAACGGCTGCCGGGCCAGAAAGCCGGGCAACACGAAGGTCCATGCGCCGGGCGTGCGCAACAGTTGACCGTAACCGGGACGGGAGTCCTTGACCGCGGATGCCACGGCCGGGCCTTTCTGCCGCCTGGTAGCGCTGCCCCGCGAGGTCGTCACGGGTACGCGCCGAGAGCTGTCCTCTCGCGCAGGACCGAGTGATACCGCGTGGTCCGCACCCGGGAGAGGTGGCTGCGTGTGGCAGGGGACCGCGGCCGCCGAGCGGTCGCGCCAGCTCTGCGTCAGGCAGAGTTGGTTCGTGATCCGTACAAATTTCCTTCTTGATTGTACAGGTCGGATGCAATGAAGCCCTGGGATTAACCAGGGCTTCACGCAGTTTTCCTTGGTATCTCTGGAGAGATAGCGCACATTCGGCGTCCGGCCGGGCAAGCCGGGCGGCGCGTGCGCGGGTGCGGGCGGCCCGGAGCCCGCCGCCTCACCCCACTTCGCGCCGCCGGCCGCGCTTCTCCTGGGGCTGCTGCGGCGCGCCGGTCCCCAGCCAGCCGGCCAGCTTGCCGCCCTGGGACACCGCCTGCAGCCGCCGCTCGGCCGCGTCCCGCACCGGGTCGGTGGCCACCACCAGCAGCTCGTCGCCGCGCCGCAGCACGGTCGTCGGGGAGGGTACGAAGCTGGTGCCGTCCCGGACGACGAGGGTGACCGCGGCGCCCGCCGGCATCCGCAGCTCGCCGACCTCCACGCCGTGCATGAGGGAGGTGGGGCCTATGGACGTGGACAGCAGATGGCCGCGCAGTCGCTCCAGCGGGGCCGACTCGATGCCCAGGTCGGCGGGCTCCTCGCCCTCGCCGAGCCGCAGCCGCCGGGCCAGCCACGGCAGCGTCGGGCCCTGGATCAGGGTGTAGACCACGACCAGGACGAAGACGATGTTGAAGACCGTCTCGCTGCCGGGGACGTCGCCCACCATCGGGATGGTGGCCAGCACGATCGGCACCGCGCCGCGCAACCCGGCCCAGGACAGCAGGGTCTTCTCCTGCCACGGCACCCGGAAGGGCAGCAGCGAGGAGAAGACGGACAGCGGGCGGGCGACCAGCGTCAGGATCATGCCGATGAGCAGCGCGGGCACGATGTCGTCGAGCAGGTTGTGCGGGGTGACCAGCAGGCCCAGCAGGACGAACATGCCGATCTGGCCGATCCAGCCGACCCCCTCGGCGAAACCGCGGGTGGCCGGGGCGTGCGGCAGCTTGGCGTTGCCGAGGACGACCGCGGCCAGGTAGACGGCGAGGAAGCCGGAACCGTGCGCCAGCGCGCCGGCCGCGTAGGCGGAGACCGCGATGGCCATCACCGCGATCGGGTAGAGGCCGGAGGCGGGCAGTGCCACGTGCCGCATGCCGTACGCGCCGATCCAGCCGATGGCCAGGCCGATGGCGGCGCCGATCGCCAGCTCCAGCGCTATCTCGCCGAGCAGGACGTACCAGTGTTCGATCGGCCCCGCGGTGGAGAAGGCCACGACGAGGATGACCACCGGGGCGTCGTTGAAGCCGGACTCGGCTTCCAGGACACCCGTCAGACGGGACGGCAGGGGCACGCTGCGCAGCACGGAGAAGACGGCCGCGGCGTCCGTGGACGAGACCACCGCGCCGATCAGCAGCGCCTGGCGCCATTCGAGTCCGGCGAGGTAGTGCGCGCCGGCCGCGGTGACCCCCACGCTCACCGCGACGCCGACCGTCGAGAGCATCGCGGCTTGGGGCAGGGCTGGTTTGATCTCCTTCCACTTGGTGCCCAGGCCGCCCTCGGCGAGGATCACCACCAGGGCGGCGTAGCCGAGGAGTTGGGTCAGTTCGGCGTTGTCGAAGATGACGCCGCCGACGCCGTCCTGCCCCATCGCGATGCCTATCCCCAGGTAGATGAGCAGGCTGGGGAGCCCGCTGCGCGAGGAGAGCCGTACCGCGGCGACTGCGACGAGCAGTACGAGTGAGCAGATCAGCAGGAGTTCGTTGAGGTGTTCGACAGTCAGGAGCTGATCCTTCCTCGCGCCTCGGTCGGGATGGGGTGGGTGTCCTTACTGTATCTAGTTACTGACCCTAACAATTTACCATTGCTTGAAAGTTTAATGTGCTCGGCGGTGACTCCGCGTAGGGGTCCTCAAACCGGTGCGCCTATGGTTGCTCCAGCACTCCCACCCTGCCCCTCGAAGGACAGAGATGCCCGCCAACAAGTCCGGTCCAGCTCCCAAAAAGAAGAAGGGGCGGCGCGGCCGCCTCGTCGCGCTCACGGTCGTGCTGCTGCTCGTGGCGGGCATCGGCTTCGGCGCGTACTGGGGGGTCAGTACTGTTCGCGCCTCCTTCCCCGAGACCACGGGGTCGCTCAAACTCCCGGGCCTGACCGACCCGGTGGACGTCGTCCGTGACGCCAACGGCATCCCGCAGATCTACGCCGACACCGACGAGGACCTCTTCCGCGCCCAGGGCTACGTCCAGGCCCAGGATCGCTTCTGGGAGATGGACGTCCGCCGCCACATGACGGCCGGCCGGCTCTCCGAGATGTTCGGCGCGAGCCAGGTCAAGAGCGACGAGTTCCTGCGCACCCTCGGCTGGCACCAGGTGGCGCAGAAGGAATACGACACCAAGCTCTCGGCCACCACGAAGAAATACCTCCAGGCGTACTCCGCCGGTGTCAACGCCTATCTCAAGGACCACCAGGGCTCCGAGCTCTCCCTGGAGTACGCCGCGCTCGGCTTCACCAACGACTACAAGCCCGAGCCCTGGACCCCGGTCGACTCGGTGGCGTGGCTCAAGGCGATGGCCTGGGACCTGCGCGGCAACATGCAGGACGAGATCGACCGGTCCCTGATGACCAGCCGGTTCACCCCGCAGCAGATCGCGCAGCTCTACCCGGAGTACCCGTACCAGCGGAACCGGCCGATCGTCGACGGGGGCAGCGTCGACCCGGCCACCAAGGAGTTCGACCCCAAGGGCACCAGCACCGGCGGCACCGGGACGGGCGGCACCGGCACCGGCACCGGCGCGGGCGGCACCGGCAACGGCGGCACGGGCGCGGGGGCCGGCGCCCGTTCCACCCGCGGCGCCACCACCGGGATCCAGACGCAGCTGTCCTCGCTGTCGAAGACCCTCGAACAGGTCCCGGCGCTGCTCGGCCCCAACGGCAACGGCATCGGCTCCAACTCCTGGGTCGTCTCCGGGGAGCACACCACCACCGGCAAGCCGCTGCTCGCCAACGACCCGCACTTGGCACCGCAGATGCCCTCGCTCTGGTACCAGATGGGCCTGCACTGCCGCACCACCGGCCCCAAGTGCAACTACGACGTGGCCGGCTTCACCTTCTCCGGGATGCCCGGCGTCGTCATCGGCCACAACCAGGACATCTCCTGGGGCATGACCAACCTGGGCGCCGACGTCACCGACCTCTACCTGGAGAAGATCAACGCCGACGGCTACCTCTACGACGGCAAGCAGCAGCCGTTCCTCACCCGCCAGGAGACCATCAAGGTCGCCGGCGGCGAGAGCCGCAAGATCACCGTCCGGTCCACCAACAACGGCCCGATCATCTCCGACCGCGACGACGAGCTGGCCGGGGTCGGCAAGGACGCCCCGGTCGCCGACGGCGCCCCCGACCGCGGCGACGGTTACGCCGTCTCGCTGCGCTGGACCGCGCTGACCCCCGGCAAGTCCATGGACGCCATCTTCGAACTCGACCGCGCCAAGGACTGGACGGGCTTCCGCAAGGCCGCGGCCGGCTTCGAGGTCCCCTCGCAGAACCTCATCTACGCCGACACCAAGGGCAACATCGGCTACCAGGCCCCCGGACAGATCCCGGTCCGCGGCAAGGGCGACGGCACCTACCCGGCGCCCGGCTGGGACCCCGCCTACCAGTGGAAGGGCTACGTCCCGCAGAGCGCCCTGCCGTACGAGTACAACCCCAAGCGCGGCTTCATCGTCACCGCCAACCAGGCCATCATCAACGAGAAGTACCCGTACCTGATCACCAAGGACTGGGGCTACGGCGCCCGCAGCCAGCGGATCAGCGACCTGATCGAGTCCAAGATCAAGGACGGCGGCAAGGTCTCCACCGACGACATGCAGTCCTTCCAGAAGGACAACAGCAGCGAGATCGCCCGTCTGCTGACGCCCTACCTGACGAAGATCGACATTCAGGACAAGTACGTCCGTGACGCCCAGCAGCTGCTCAACGGCTGGGACTTCACCCAGGAGCCCGACTCCGCCGCGGCCGCCTACTTCAACGCGGTCTGGCGCAACACTCTCAAGCTCGCCTTCGGCAACAAGATGCCCAAGGAACTGCGCGTCGAGGGCCAGTGCCTCTACGTCCGCCCGGCCAGCGACACCGGCCCGGCCGACGACCAGGACAAGCTGGTCCGCGAGTGCGGCCAGCGGGCCGGCGACACCGCCCAGCCCGACGGCGGCGACCGCTGGTACGAGGTCGTCCGGAACATCCTCGACGACCCGAACAACGCCTGGTGGAAGACCGAGGACCGGCCCGGCCACCCCGGCCTGAAGAACCGCGACCAGCTCCTCGCCCAGGCCATGAAGGACGCCCGCTACGAGCTGACCTCCAAGCTCGGCAAGAACATCGACAACTGGGCCTGGGGCCGCCTGCACCAGATGGACCTCAAGAACCAGACCCTCGGCAAGGACGGGCCGGGCTTCCTCCAGGACCTGCTCAACCGCGGGCCCTGGAACCTCGGCGGTGGCGAGGCCGCGGTCGACGCCACCGGCTGGAACGCCGCCGGCGGCTACAAGGTGACCTGGGTCCCGTCCATGCGGATGGTGGTCAACCTCGCCGACCTCGACAAGTCCCGCTGGATCAACCTCACCGGCGCCTCCGGGCACGCCTACCACGCCCACTACTACGACCAGACCGACAAGTGGGCCAAGGGCGAGCTGCTGCCCTGGGCGTTCAGCGAGGACGCCGTGAAGAAGGCCGGGCAGGACACCCTGACCCTGTCGCCGTAACGGGCGGCGGAAGCACACCGCGTCGGGCGGGCCGGACTCCTCCGGCCCGCCCGACGGCGTTTCACGTGAAACGTCGACGCCCCGCGGACCGAGCGGTCAGTGCCGGAAGCGGTGCACCCCCGATGGCGTCACCGCGGCGTGCACCCGGCGGTCGTGCGGCTCGGCCGGGACCGCGTCCACCACCTCGTCGTCGTAGACCAGCACCACCAGCGACGTCCGCCCCCCGGCCCGCTCCAGCCGGGTCAGCACCCGGTCGTACGAGCCGCCGCCGCGGCCCAGCCGCAGTCCCGTCCGGTCCACGGCCAGCCCCGGCAGCAGCACCACATCCGCCTGTGTGACGGCCTCCGGCGTCAGCCGCGGCCCGTCCGGCTCGTGCAGCCCCCAGCCCGCCGGGACCAGGCGCTCGGGCCCTTCGTATACCGCCCAGTCCAGGTCGTTGTCCGGCAGCAGCACCGGCAGCAGCACCCGCACCCCGGCCGCCCGCAGCTCGTCGATCAGCGCCCGGGTGTCCGGTTCGCCGCCGATCGACACATACGCGGCGACGGTCGGCGGGCTGTCCGCGGCGCCCTTCGCGGACACCGCCCGCAGCTCGTCCAGCTCCCGCACCCGGCGGGCCAGCGCGGCGCCCCGGGCCGCGACGACATCGGTCGGCAACGCCCTCCTCACCTCCAGGAGATCCCGCCGCAACCTGCGCTTTTCCTCGTGCTCAACGCTCACCGTGGGCCTCGCTCGGGCTCTCATGATCTCTTAACCGGACGCTCATCATCGGTCCGTCCGGTCCGGTTAGGGTGTCGCGCATGACCCCATCGCATGCACGGATCAGCAAGGCTGTCATCCCGGCAGCAGGGCTCGGCACCCGGTTCCTGCCGGCGACCAAGGCCACACCCAAGGAAATGCTGCCGGTCGTCGACAAGCCCGCCATCCAGTACGTGGTGGAGGAGGCAGCCGCGGCCGGACTCTCCGACGTCCTCATGGTGACGGGTCGGAACAAGCGTCCCCTGGAGGACCACTTCGACCGCAACTACGAGCTCGAAGAAGCCCTGCACCGCAAGGGCGACGGGTCCCGGCTCGCCAAGGTCCTGGAATCCAGCGATCTGGCCACCATCCACTACGTCCGCCAGGGCAACCCCAAGGGCCTGGGCCACGCCGTGCTGTGTGCCGCACCGCACGTGGGCGACCAGCCGTTCGCGGTCCTGCTGGGCGACGACCTCATCGACCCCCGCGACCCCCTGCTGCGCCGGATGATAGAGGTCCGCGAGGAGCACGGCGGCTCGGTCATCGCCCTGATGGAGGTTGATCCCGCCAACATCCACCTCTACGGCTGCGCGGCCGCCGCCCCCACCGGCGACGACGACGTGGTCACCGTCTCCGACCTGGTCGAGAAGCCCGAACCGGCCGAGGCGCCCAGCAACCTCGCCATCATCGGCCGCTACATCCTCGACCCGGCCGTCTTCGAGGTGCTGCGCAAGACCGACCCCGGTCGCGGCGGCGAGATCCAGCTCACCGACGCCCTCCAGGTGCTGGCCGCCCACCCCGAGCTGGGCGGGCCGGTGCACGGTGTGGTCTTCAAGGGCCGCCGCTATGACACCGGCGACCGCGGAGACTATCTGCGTGCCATTGTCAGACTGGCATGCGAACGTGAGGACCTGGGGCCCGACTTCCGGGCCTGGCTGCGCAGTTACGTCACCGAGGAGATGTAGGACGTTGAACGGCTCCACCGACCGGACCTCCCACCCTGACCGCGTCTGGTCGGTGGCCGAACACCTCGACGACGTGCTGGCGCGGCTCCGCCCGCCGGCCCCGGTCACCCGGCAACTCCTCGACGCCCAGGGCTGCGTCCTCGCCGAGGACCTCACCGTCCCGTTGCCGCTGCCGCCGTTCGACAACAGCTCCATGGACGGCTACGCGGTGCGTGCCGCCGACGTCGCGGCCGCCACCGAGGCGTCCCCGGCCACCCTCACCGTCATCGGCGACGTCGCCGCCGGCAGTGGTGAACTCCCCACCGTCGGGCCCGGCCAGGCCGCCCGCATCATGACCGGCGCCCCGGTGCCGCCCGGCGCCGACGCGGTGGTCCCCGTCGAGTGGACCGACGGCGGCACCGGCCAGGGCCCGGCCGCCACGATGCGCGCCCACAGCGCCGCCCCGCAGGACGCGGGCGGCGAGGTCCGGGTGCACCGCCCGGCCGCCGCCGGCGCCCACATCCGCCGGGCCGGCGGCGACGCGCAGGCCGGCGACCCGGCCCTGCCCGCCGGCACCGTCCTCGGCCCCACCCAGCTCGGCCTGCTCGCCGCCCTCGGCCTGGACACCGTCATGGTCCACCGTCGCCCCCGGG is a genomic window containing:
- a CDS encoding S-methyl-5'-thioadenosine phosphorylase, coding for MADAEIGVIGGSGFYSFLDDVTEITVDTPYGRPSDSLFLGEVAGRSVAFLPRHGRGHHLPPHGINYRANLWALRSVGVRQVLGPCAVGGLRPEYGPGTLLVPDQLVDRTKSRAQSYFDGVPRPDGSVPNVVHLTFADPYCPAGREAALAAARGRDWEPVDGGTLVVIEGPRFSTRAESRWHAAQGWSVVGMTGHPEAVLARELSLCYTSLTLVTDLDAGTETGEGVSHEEVLKVFGENISRLREVLFDTVAALPATTERACLCTDAHQGWDLGIELP
- a CDS encoding FmdB family zinc ribbon protein, which produces MPTYQYQCTACGEGLEAVQKFTDDALTECPSCNGRLKKVFSAVGIVFKGSGFYRNDSRGSSSSSSPAGSSTSSSGSTSSTSSSSAPSSTSSSTSSASSSDSKSTASASTGSAA
- a CDS encoding MFS transporter, which translates into the protein MASAVKDSRPGYGQLLRTPGAWTFVLPGFLARQPFAMLTIGIVLLVQSTTGSYGTAGAVSAATGVSMALFAPQSGKLADRFGQRTVLIPGILVHVAGVSALIALALAHAPLWALLAVAVPTGASTPQVGPMVRARWATKLGGSPLMPTAAAFESVTDEFTFVVGPVLATALCTGIHPAAGLVAEAVLTLAGGLLFASQRRTQPPVHRGSSDDQPRVSALSVPGVRVLIVAFLGIGSVFGGMQVSLTALTEHIGAPGINGVLYGIFAGGNMLAGIACGAIAWKVGPRRRLLVAYGLLALATTPLWAVTSVPLLGAVGLVVGLCIAPALITGYTLVESLVPATARTEAFTWLTGAVALGQAAAATAAGQLADRFGPSSGFLVPLAGTALALVVLLSLRAYLAPRPSKVVTGSATGADTGAEAPAETVADERERELSRA
- a CDS encoding potassium/proton antiporter, with the protein product MTVEHLNELLLICSLVLLVAVAAVRLSSRSGLPSLLIYLGIGIAMGQDGVGGVIFDNAELTQLLGYAALVVILAEGGLGTKWKEIKPALPQAAMLSTVGVAVSVGVTAAGAHYLAGLEWRQALLIGAVVSSTDAAAVFSVLRSVPLPSRLTGVLEAESGFNDAPVVILVVAFSTAGPIEHWYVLLGEIALELAIGAAIGLAIGWIGAYGMRHVALPASGLYPIAVMAIAVSAYAAGALAHGSGFLAVYLAAVVLGNAKLPHAPATRGFAEGVGWIGQIGMFVLLGLLVTPHNLLDDIVPALLIGMILTLVARPLSVFSSLLPFRVPWQEKTLLSWAGLRGAVPIVLATIPMVGDVPGSETVFNIVFVLVVVYTLIQGPTLPWLARRLRLGEGEEPADLGIESAPLERLRGHLLSTSIGPTSLMHGVEVGELRMPAGAAVTLVVRDGTSFVPSPTTVLRRGDELLVVATDPVRDAAERRLQAVSQGGKLAGWLGTGAPQQPQEKRGRRREVG
- a CDS encoding penicillin acylase family protein — encoded protein: MPANKSGPAPKKKKGRRGRLVALTVVLLLVAGIGFGAYWGVSTVRASFPETTGSLKLPGLTDPVDVVRDANGIPQIYADTDEDLFRAQGYVQAQDRFWEMDVRRHMTAGRLSEMFGASQVKSDEFLRTLGWHQVAQKEYDTKLSATTKKYLQAYSAGVNAYLKDHQGSELSLEYAALGFTNDYKPEPWTPVDSVAWLKAMAWDLRGNMQDEIDRSLMTSRFTPQQIAQLYPEYPYQRNRPIVDGGSVDPATKEFDPKGTSTGGTGTGGTGTGTGAGGTGNGGTGAGAGARSTRGATTGIQTQLSSLSKTLEQVPALLGPNGNGIGSNSWVVSGEHTTTGKPLLANDPHLAPQMPSLWYQMGLHCRTTGPKCNYDVAGFTFSGMPGVVIGHNQDISWGMTNLGADVTDLYLEKINADGYLYDGKQQPFLTRQETIKVAGGESRKITVRSTNNGPIISDRDDELAGVGKDAPVADGAPDRGDGYAVSLRWTALTPGKSMDAIFELDRAKDWTGFRKAAAGFEVPSQNLIYADTKGNIGYQAPGQIPVRGKGDGTYPAPGWDPAYQWKGYVPQSALPYEYNPKRGFIVTANQAIINEKYPYLITKDWGYGARSQRISDLIESKIKDGGKVSTDDMQSFQKDNSSEIARLLTPYLTKIDIQDKYVRDAQQLLNGWDFTQEPDSAAAAYFNAVWRNTLKLAFGNKMPKELRVEGQCLYVRPASDTGPADDQDKLVRECGQRAGDTAQPDGGDRWYEVVRNILDDPNNAWWKTEDRPGHPGLKNRDQLLAQAMKDARYELTSKLGKNIDNWAWGRLHQMDLKNQTLGKDGPGFLQDLLNRGPWNLGGGEAAVDATGWNAAGGYKVTWVPSMRMVVNLADLDKSRWINLTGASGHAYHAHYYDQTDKWAKGELLPWAFSEDAVKKAGQDTLTLSP
- a CDS encoding 5-formyltetrahydrofolate cyclo-ligase, which translates into the protein MSVEHEEKRRLRRDLLEVRRALPTDVVAARGAALARRVRELDELRAVSAKGAADSPPTVAAYVSIGGEPDTRALIDELRAAGVRVLLPVLLPDNDLDWAVYEGPERLVPAGWGLHEPDGPRLTPEAVTQADVVLLPGLAVDRTGLRLGRGGGSYDRVLTRLERAGGRTSLVVLVYDDEVVDAVPAEPHDRRVHAAVTPSGVHRFRH
- the galU gene encoding UTP--glucose-1-phosphate uridylyltransferase GalU, translated to MTPSHARISKAVIPAAGLGTRFLPATKATPKEMLPVVDKPAIQYVVEEAAAAGLSDVLMVTGRNKRPLEDHFDRNYELEEALHRKGDGSRLAKVLESSDLATIHYVRQGNPKGLGHAVLCAAPHVGDQPFAVLLGDDLIDPRDPLLRRMIEVREEHGGSVIALMEVDPANIHLYGCAAAAPTGDDDVVTVSDLVEKPEPAEAPSNLAIIGRYILDPAVFEVLRKTDPGRGGEIQLTDALQVLAAHPELGGPVHGVVFKGRRYDTGDRGDYLRAIVRLACEREDLGPDFRAWLRSYVTEEM